Proteins found in one Populus alba chromosome 14, ASM523922v2, whole genome shotgun sequence genomic segment:
- the LOC118039653 gene encoding uncharacterized protein: protein MTPVSLPLDRNPPLNPPVSSNPPLLSGRNALCLLVQREICPRTKHTPKRRWGEASQWNYNSSSVPKTEPARDAKRGLISWAEAESLRHLSAQYCPLVPPPRSTIAAAFSPDGKTLASTHGDHTVKIINCQTGICLKVLMGHRRTPWVVRFHPLHPEILASGSLDHEVRLWDANTSECIGSRDFYRPIASIAFHAEGELLAVASGHKLYIWHYNKRGEASSPTIVLKTRRSLRAVHFHPHGAPFLLTAEVNDLDSSDSSMTRATSPGYLRYPPPAVFVTNGQSGDCVSLASELPLVSLPFLFVPSFSLDDSRIDANRLVTSSTMQVESSTSMQLQMDTNATDRYVPLVSPMETFPAVPSSSHTSAEGIVNNSFPSGMGGGVSNTREDAMETDEMPPVGGNPQGKSAHLEMLDVGNSAMDGVPANTSIRQQSTDFGQLQQILPSRHSTWWELPFLQGWLMGQSQAGGPSTVPLSSGSRERTAQYIGPSSLTSYLSTQNVEAAVASLAMPGSTSISGVSGRSGSRHRISRSRFFVPEFGESMAPINMQHEGSDNQPIFNRIQSEIATSLEAAAAAELPCTVKLRVWSHDIKHPCAPLNADKCRLTIPHAVLCSEMGAHFSPCGRYLAACVACMLPHMEADPGLQTLVHQDAGAATSPTRHPISAHQVVYELRIYSLEEATFGSVLVSRAIRAAHCLTSIQFSPMSEHILLAYGRRHGSLLKSIVIDGETTTPIYTVLEVYRVSDMELVRVLPSAEDEVNVACFHPFAGGGLVYGTKEGKLRVLKYDGVHGVNCTRPNHFPEENLTEVQTYALEG from the exons ATGACCCCAGTTTCCTTGCCGCTGGATCGAAATCCTCCCCTCAATCCTCCCGTCTCTTCCAATCCTCCTCTTCTTAG TGGTAGAAACGCCTTGTGTTTGTTAGTGCAGAGAGAGATTTGTCCTCGAACTAAACACACGCCAAAAAGGCGGTGGGGAGAAGCTTCGCAATGGAATTATAATTCTTCATCGGTGCCGAAAACTGAACCAGCTAGAGATGCAAAACGCGGTCTTATTTCATG GGCTGAGGCTGAGTCGTTGCGGCATCTATCGGCGCAGTATTGCCCACTGGTGCCTCCTCCGAGGTCGACTATAGCAGCAGCATTTAGTCCTGATGGAAAAACACTCGCTTCTACGCA TGGTGATCACACAGTGAAGATAATCAATTGCCAAACTGGAATCTGCTTAAAGGTGTTGATGGGTCATCGGAGGACGCCTTGGGTG GTCAGGTTCCACCCACTGCATCCGGAAATTCTTGCAAGTGGAAGCTTGGATCATGAAGTTCGCTTATGGGATGCAAACACATCAGAGTGTATAGGATCCCGTGATTTCT ATCGTCCTATTGCTTCCATTGCTTTCCATGCAGAAGGAGAATTGCTTGCTGTTGCATCAGGTCACAAG TTGTACATATGGCACTACAATAAGAGAGGGGAGGCGTCTTCACCAACTATTGTATTGAAGACTAGGCGCTCTCTTCGAGCAGTGCATTTTCACCCGCATGGTGCTCCATTTCTCTTGACTGCTGAG GTCAATGATCTTGACTCTTCAGATTCTTCTATGACACGGGCAACATCTCCAGGTTACCTGAGATATCCTCCTCCTGCTGTTTTTGTCACAAATGGTCAGTCTGGTGATTGTGTTAGCTTGGCTTCTGAACTACCACTTGTGTCCTTGCCTTTCTTGTTCGTGCCTTCATTTTCTTTAGATGATAGTAGAATAGATGCTAATAGACTTGTCACTTCAAGTACAATGCAAGTGGAGTCCTCTACTTCAATGCAGCTTCAAATGGATACAAATGCAACAGACAGATATGTTCCCTTAGTGTCTCCCATGGAGACATTTCCTGCAGTCCCTTCTAGTTCACATACCAGTGCAGAAGGTATAGTAAATAATTCTTTCCCTTCTGGAATGGGAGGCGGAGTTTCTAACACCAGAGAAGACGCGATGGAGACTGATGAAATGCCGCCTGTAGGGGGGAACCCTCAAGGAAAATCAGCTCATCTAGAGATGCTTGATGTTGGTAATAGTGCAATGGATGGAGTACCTGCAAATACTTCAATTAGGCAGCAGTCCACTGATTTTGGGCAACTTCAGCAGATTCTACCCTCTAGACACTCCACGTGGTGGGAGTTACCCTTTTTGCAGGGATGGTTAATGGGTCAGAGCCAAGCTGGTGGACCCTCGACAGTTCCTCTTAGTAGTGGTAGTCGTGAGCGTACAGCCCAATATATTGGTCCTTCCTCACTGACATCTTATCTATCTACTCAGAATGTGGAAGCTGCAGTGGCTTCTTTGGCAATGCCCGGCAGCACCAGCATATCCGGGGTCTCTGGGAGATCTGGCTCTCGGCATCGCATTTCACGCTCCCGGTTCTTTGTGCCTGAATTCGGGGAAAGTATGGCTCCCATTAATATGCAACATGAAGGTAGTGATAATCAGCCCATATTTAATAGAATCCAGTCTGAGATTGCCACGTCATTGGAAGCTGCAGCTGCTGCAGAGTTACCATGCACTGTAAAGCTTAGAGTGTGGTCTCATGACATAAAACATCCTTGCGCTCCACTTAATGCTGACAAATGTCGCTTAACCATACCTCATGCTGTCCTTTGTAG TGAAATGGGCGCTCATTTTTCACCATGCGGAAGATATTTAGCTGCCTGTGTTGCTTGTATGCTGCCCCATATGGAAGCTGATCCCGGTTTACAAACGCTAGTCCATCAAGATGCTGGGGCTGCTACTTCCCCTACTAGACACCCAATATCAGCACACCAAGTAGTGTACGAGCTTCGCATATATTCCCTGGAGGAGGCAAC CTTTGGTTCAGTGCTTGTGTCACGTGCAATTAGAGCTGCTCATTGTTTGACTTCAATCCAG TTCTCACCAATGTCGGAGCACATATTACTGGCTTATGGTCGACGTCATGGCTCCCTTCTAAAAAGCATTGTCATTGATGGGGAAACAACAACACCTATTTATACAGTTCTGGAG GTTTACAGAGTTTCGGATATGGAACTTGTGAGAGTGCTTCCTAGCGCGGAGGATGAGGTCAATGTTGCTTGTTTTCATCCCTTTGCCGGAGGAGGTCTTGTCTATGGAACCAAG GAAGGGAAACTTAGAGTCCTCAAGTATGATGGTGTCCATGGTGTTAATTGTACCAGACCAAATCACTTTCCTGAAGAGAACTTGACTGAG GTCC